ACTGACAACTTATCCAAGGGAATTGAGTTCCCCAGACATGAGGCTGTGGCTGGCCATCCAGAAGACTTCATTGGCATAGTTGAGGTTTACGTACACCAGGCTAGGGACATCCAAAACATATGCATTTACCACAAGCAAGATGTTTATGCTAAGTTATGCTTGACTAGTGATCCTGAGTACACATTGTCCACCAAAATCATCAATGGTGGTGGGAGGAATCCTGTCTTCAACGACCGTCTGCGGCTCAATGTTAAGACTATTGATTCCTCCCTTAAATGTGAGATATTCATGATGAGTAGGGTGAAGAATTATCTGGAGGATCAGCTGTTAGGGTTTGCTCTGGTTCCGTTGTCTGAAGTTCTAATCAATAACGGAAATTTGGAGAAAGAGTTCTCTCTTTCCTCAACTGATTTGTTCCACTCTCCAGCAGGGTTTGTTCAATTGTCTCTATCATACATCGGAGCTTCACCAGAGGTAATGGAAATTCCAGCAATGCCCACCGCTTTAGCTACAAATGGAACCATCCAGGATTCTGAGATACAGGAATCACTCCCTTGCGAACTTGACAAGATTGAGTTCCCGGATCCAAAGGTTGTGAATGAAAACCAGATGATGATCTCAGAGTATTTTGGAATTTCATGTTCTAGCCTGGATTCTGAAGCCTCTGAGAGCTTGGCCATTTCTAATGCTGAAAATAATCTCGGTTCAGAAATCGGAGCTCATGTTATGGAAAGCATTTCAGCTGCCACTTCTGATCCAACTCAAGTTCCAAAGCCTGATTCTCCTCCAAGCAGTGTGTCAACTAATGGTGTTTCTTCACCTTCCGCTGCTGCAAGTTCAGAAACATCTGATAGCCCAGCAGCTTCAAAAACACCAAATCAGGAGCATGTCTCGGTccataaagagagagagagtgcaaACGCCGGAGATGGTGAGACTGATTGCTCTGGTGGAGcatcaaatgagaaaaatgcaAAACCTGTTATTCCAGTCAACATTGAGCCGGAGTCCAAAGTGGTCCAGCAAGACATAGTAGACATGTACATGAAAAGCATGCAACAATTCACAGAGTCACTGGCCAAGATGAAGCTTCCTTTGGACATTGATAGTGGACCAACCAGTTCAGGAAGTTCAAGCTCCGATCAGAAAATGCAGGCATCAAAGAACACAAGTTCCCGTGTGTTTTATGGGAGTCGGGCTTTCTTCTGAGCTCTGACCTCTCCTAGTTCATCGGAAAACACACAGGTGATTTTAGGCCTTAGCATGGTGACTAATACTAATAGTGAAGTGTAATAACGTATCATGTAGTGTGTTGTTTCCTTCTGTACGTTGAGATATGTTTAGCAGAAGGGGAAATCATGAATTTGTAAGCTTTATTAGCTTTGTTTCATAACAAGTGCTGATAGTGTATGTACACTTGAATATTTCCCATTCTATTTTCACTTTTCTCCATGTTGCTTCAACTCGTAATTATTATGAAACTGGTTTTCACCAAATCATAAGCTAATCATATTGATCCCAAAGTCACAGACATGGTGATCTTTGTTGAAAAGTCAAATAAGGGCTAAAGCATCCATGATTCTGCTTTCGGCTTGCACAATTgggttaaaaaatatcaatcacaTTCACACtgattgtcttcttcttcatctccatacCCCATAGTCAAAGACCATGCTAGTGTGGCCACCCCAGGGAAACTATACAGGCTTTTCTTCCAAATTATATAATATGCTagcaacaatattatttaatattattattttttaattatttattttattgactttttacacactttaaaaaatttaataatatgatgatAATCTCTTAATTACGTGGTCAAGCAACCTTAATGAAGATGATATTTTTCCAAGAAAGttgaaaatcaagtttaaaaatctTAACATAGAGTTAACTTGTCAAGCAACCTCAATGAAGATGATATTTTTCCAAGAAAGttgaaaatcaagtttaaaaatctTGACCTAGAGTTAACTTGTAACTAAAAAATAGAGGTATTGGAATTCGTTAAATGATGTCACAAGATCAGTTATACCTTGATAAGTAAGGTTTTCTTCTTTATAATAACAAAGAACATGTTTACTTCAAGCAAGACAcaagtttatttcaaaaattcatgcTTGCTAAaaattttagctaaaaaaactttatataatAGTTCAACTAGTAACTCTAATGGACCCAAAACTTGTGGGTTAATATTTACCTACttacaataaagctaaagtATGTTAACTAAGCtcaaatatgaagaaaataataaaaataactaatctgacacataaaataaagttgttgCACCAATTACATAAAATAACCTAATATACATATTTTTCCTAGTTTAAATAATGTCGTGAATGAAATTCTCATTCCAAAAATACTAGGGTCTTTGTTGCTACCTTTAGATATCCAAGACAAGTTAGGGAATTGATCGTTTAAGTTGTCTTTTCTTTGGTTTCCTTGTTTCTCTGggataattaattataactttaaagaatcatctcaaagCTTCCTAACATAAGCTTTATTGTCTTCCTTTAACCTTCATTGTAGGATTAGAAAACTTCCCAAGATAAACTAATTGTCATTAAATATCATCAACCTTTCTTTCGTTGTGTAGTTAACTATGATGAATAtgaaatccttataagaaaatgattttaaaacattaataaatctttatcacaattgaaaattatgttggGGCCTATTAAATATCCTTGTAGAACAAGGAAATTTCCAAAACAAGCTATCACATTTTTGTAGGAAAATGATCATTGTCAAATAAGAAGTCTATAAGtcgaaagaaaataaataacaaaactcgtacaaccTATCCTGACCAATATCATAAGGCCTTCttgaactccgattgacatgaaaTTTTACGCCAATATAGAACCATATGCTAGG
This genomic interval from Populus alba chromosome 1, ASM523922v2, whole genome shotgun sequence contains the following:
- the LOC118056795 gene encoding uncharacterized protein; protein product: MDSPQSVVSPFKTSVVFEPEKQKSDCSAQSTDNLSKGIEFPRHEAVAGHPEDFIGIVEVYVHQARDIQNICIYHKQDVYAKLCLTSDPEYTLSTKIINGGGRNPVFNDRLRLNVKTIDSSLKCEIFMMSRVKNYLEDQLLGFALVPLSEVLINNGNLEKEFSLSSTDLFHSPAGFVQLSLSYIGASPEVMEIPAMPTALATNGTIQDSEIQESLPCELDKIEFPDPKVVNENQMMISEYFGISCSSLDSEASESLAISNAENNLGSEIGAHVMESISAATSDPTQVPKPDSPPSSVSTNGVSSPSAAASSETSDSPAASKTPNQEHVSVHKERESANAGDGETDCSGGASNEKNAKPVIPVNIEPESKVVQQDIVDMYMKSMQQFTESLAKMKLPLDIDSGPTSSGSSSSDQKMQASKNTSSRVFYGSRAFF